GCCTCACCGGGTCGCCCTAACTGAGCTGTCAAGCTGGCCGACAGCGAAAGCCACCGCGCGTACTCACCGCTTCGATCTCCCGCTGGGAACGTCGCAAGAATCTTGCCCACGATGATGGCATCGGCCTCAGCCATCGCAAGCGACGGGAAAGGAATCGCCGCAGAAATCGCCTCCAACGTCTCCCGAGGCGCCTCCAAACTCGCGGCTACTCCTGAGATCAGCGGCAAGATACGCCCCAGCAACTCCCGCGCCGGCTCATAATCGGCCGAAGCCCGCCCCAGCACCGTCAATGCCTGTCGCGCCTGACCCTCATCCAGATCCGTCAAACACCCTGCGGCCAACTCCGGCGACTCGGCCAGTTGCCGGGTCACGTGCAGCTCCGCCAGTCGATCCGGCCGCAACCCTCCTAACCAGCCTTGCCCCGGCTCAGCCGGATACAAGCCCCCCAACCACTCGGCGACCTTCACACTCTGCGGCACCCCCGGCACCCGACCCAGCAACGCCACCCCACTCGCACGATCGGCCGCCCCCAGTAACGTCCCCGCCGCCACCACCTGCCCCAACGCGGTAACCGTCAACCCTGAAGGCCCCGCACACAACCCCGCCGCCTCAGCACTCCCCAACCAGAACCGCACCTCATGCGACAACAAATCTTCAAGCACCACACCAAGATCCACCCGCACCGCGCCGACCCCCGCCTCCTGAGCCGCCGTCAGGACACCCACCAACGCAGCCGCATGCAGATCCAACATTCGTCCCCGGCCCTCATCGGCATCTACCACCACGCTGGGCGCAGGCTCCACCCCCAGCACCCGCGCGAAATCCCCAACAGCGGCATCAATCAGATCGGCATCGGACACGCCCGCAGCCACATCCGCTGACAGCACCATCTGTTCCACGGTGGCCCGGGCATGTGCTTCCCGCACCGGCCGTTCTCCCGACCCCAGCCGATCCCACCACTCACCCTCACTCCGCGCCAGCAGCAACAGCCGCACCCGGCCGCCGCCGTCACCCACCACAGAGCGCACCAGCACATTCAACCGTTCCCGGGTCTCGGCGTAATCGACCACCAGCAGCAGAGGCTTATCGGTGACCTCTCGCCAGTGGGCTAACGCGGTTGCCTCTTGGTCCTCTGTCACCACGACAAAGCCCCACTGGTGACCCAGGCGAGCCGCCAACTCCAGCATCAACCGCGTCTTACCGACGCCACCCGGCCCGGTGACCAACCGCATCGGTGCCCCCACCGGGTCCGCGCACCAGGCCTCAAGCGCCGCCAACTCCGCCTCACGGCCCGCAAAACTGACCACTCTGCGATCAGGAGCCAGCAGACTCGCTGGCCCATGATGGGTGCTGACCAGCTCCGCTGTCGCGGGCAATGCGTCCTGCTTGCGGTTTCGATCGCGCACCGCGTCGTAGATCGTGGGGGCGAAAGCGCCTGACACCGCGCCCACCGTCGCGCCCAGTACGGCAAGGGGCGTGGTACCCAGCAACTGCCCGAACGCCGCCCCCAACGCAGCCAGCCCCACGCCCCAACCCGCAGGAGCCAGACCCCACCCACCACCCATATCCACCATCCTGGGAGAGGCATCGCGCAGCATCGCACACTGTGATTAAACAGTGACAATATTCAGGTCGGCGGGCCAGGCAACAGATCGGAGGCGTGACCCAGTACATCAACCGCTTCATCAACCCGACCCCACGCACCCTCATCTATCCACAACCCGGCAACCACATAGAGGGCACGTCAAAGGCCAGACCAAAGATCAGCGAGTACGACGCTTACTCCTGACCAGCAGACGGTCAACCCCTGCCTTACGACCGACCGAGGGTTGCAGTTTGGGTTGCAGTTCAGGGTGATGCAGAGCCGTTCAGGATGGACCACGCATGCCCGCTGACCTGCATTGAACCATCTGGAACCATGATCGTCCGAGCTTTTAATCCGTAGGTTCAGGGTTCGAATCCCTGGCGGCCCACCAGCGAAGACACCCCCGGACGCACGATCATCCGAGGGTGTTCGCCGGCGCTTCTGCTAACAGGCGCTACGAATCGACCCCAGCGCTGATCTCGGTTCGGTGTGGCTCATCCGTTGGCCTCGCGGTGTTCGCGGCAGGTGTCTTTTGCCAAGGCCTGTACCCTCTGGTGCTCCTGGATGCGTGCCGTCACGATCGGCTTGTACACCTCCGGTACCTCGTACCGCTCCACCTCGTCTTCGGCCTCGTCCTCGTCGAGGTCGTCGACGTCGGTGGGCGACGTGTCGGGTTGGGTCTCGATGCGGTGGCCGGCGCGGCGTAGGAGTTCGGCGTGTTTCTGTAGTTCATCGGTGGCGGCCACGATCGCTTCTCTGAGGGGCTGGTGTACGTGCCAGCGGACGCCGGCTGTGGGAGTGGGGTGGAGGGACTTCGCGGCTGCTTCCAGGGCATCGGCGGCCTCTACGCGGCGCTCCTCGTCGTCGGTCATGTCCTGTTGAAGGCCGGCGGCGTGGTGTAGTGCTTCGGCGTCGAAGTTCTTCTTGTCTGAGGCGCCGGAGCGTTCGCCGTGGCCGGCGCGGTCGCCGACGTCCACTGTGGCGAACGGCAGCAGGTTGCGAAAGCACAGGTAGGCGGTGACGGCACTGCGCACGTCGGTCGCCTCGAAGGCGTCGCACGCGGCGTCGAACAGGTGGATGTGCTGGTCGGCCTCGATCTGGTCGGTGGGGAGGTACGGGTGCAGGCGCATGACATCGGACCGCAGGTCGGCGGACACCAGGTCCTTCACCATCTCCAGTGCCTGCGCCGGCTCACTCGCGCGTGCGACCACCCTCTTGATCGCGTCGACCTCCTCCACCCACGCGGTGATGTGCGATCCCATGCCGCCGACACCGGCAGGCGCCGGAGCGCGGCCATGCACGGTGAGGGCTCCCTTGGCCGCGTCGTAGGTGACGACCAGCATCTCCCCGGCCGCCTGCGTGCTCCAGTCATTGGGCTCGGCCACATCGGGCTCGGCCAGCTCAGCGAGCTCCAAGCGCACGGCGGAGAGCATGGCCGTACGGTCCTGTGGACGGAAGCCGGAGTAGTGCACGCCGATCATCAGGTTCAGACGCTCGATGAGGGTTTCCGTCGTGTCCTGGCCCCGGAATTCGCTCTCGGTGACGGTACGCGGGTAGGCGGTGTACACCGCTCGCTGGTGCTCGCGCAGCAGATGCGCCAGCACCACGGCCGCCCGCGGCATGGCGCCGTTCTCCGCCTCGGCGACGCTCGTGGACAGCGCCGCCACCTCGGCCAACGCCTTCCCGATCTCTACGTGCCGTTCGGCGGCCCTCTTGTCCCTGCGTCTCACGGCCGCCGGGGTCAACGCCGCCTCCAGTGCGGTGTCCACTCCTTCTCGGATCAGGCCGGCCACCCGAGACACCTCTCTGTATGTCTCTTTTGAGATCTTGTCCGCACCTTCCTTGATGGAGTTGCCGCCGTTCTCTCCTTCCCACCTTTTGACCTTCTTGAGCTTCTCGAACAGAGTGTTCAGCGTCTCGTAGTCGGCAGTGATCTCCGTGTGTCCACCGGGGAACAGCGCCTCCTGCGCGCCTGACTCGCGCAACGCCGCCTTGAAGTCGAACAGCCCCCATAACGCGGCGCGAAGGCCTTTGGCCGTGATCACGGAGGTGTTCAGAGGTTCGCCGGGCTCGTCCTCCTCTGCCTCGTCGAGGTGGTCCTTCCCCTTGTCCCGGTGGCCGGACTGCCCGCTCGTGGTGTTCCCGGCCCCGCTCGGCCCCTGTTCGCCCGGCGCGGGTTCGTCATCGGTCTCCATCTGCGCCGTCGTGTCCGTGACGGACACGTGGAGCTGCCTCTGTCCGGAACTCTCGAACTCCACGATGCTCCTGCGTGCGTGTCCTTCCCCGGAGGACTTCGACCCGCCGGCGCTCTCCGCCGGCACCGTCGCGAAAGGCAGATAGTTCAGATACGCCAGGTGGTGGGCGATCGCGGCCCGCAGTTTCGCGGTGACGTCCTCGTCGCTCGCCATGTTCCGCAGGTTCCTCCGCGCGGCCTCGAGGTGATCGGCGGTGCGCTGTGCCGCGTCCTCCAGCAGCTTGGCGCGCTTTAATCGGTGCGCACGACCCAGCTTGTCGTCCAGCATGTAGAGCATCGCCAGCCTGCCGGCCTGCGGTTCCGTCATCCAAGCGCCGGCCTCTTCCTGCCGCGCCGCCAGCTTCTCGACCGCCGCAGCGAGGTCCAGGCCGAACAGATCGGCCCGCAGCGCGTCCACGATCGCCTGCCAGGCCACCGTGTGGTCCCCCATCCTTCCGGGGAGAGGGGAGGGGGTGCGCTGCAGGCGGCTGAACACCAGAGCTGTGATCTGACCGTCGGCGAACTCGATGTGAGGACGCATGCGCACCGGGGGCACGGTGTCGTGCAGGCGAGGCGTGAGCGGTGCGTACCGCACCCCGACGCGCCGCTTCTTGCGCGTACCGCCCTCTTGGCTGCCTTGACTGCCCTGGCTGTCCTCGTCGGCCCGGCCGTTCCCGCCCGTGGACTCTCCCTGTGAATCTCTGACTCCCCGCTTGCGTTTCACTGTCACCTCTCACCAGACGTGCGTGCGTTCGGCCTGAGACGTTAGAGATTCACAGGGAGTAGCGCAATGGTGACGAACAGCGGCGGCATCCGGTTGTCCACGAAAGTCGTACGGCCACGGCCGTCAGCACACCGATGGCGGACGATCGGCGGGGTGCGGGACAACCCTCGGCGAGTGGGGTCACTCTTCGTACGGCAGGCGTACCGTGACGGTCAGGCCGCCTTGGTCGCGGGGTTCGGCGGTGATGGTGCCGTCGTGTGCGGTGGTGATGGCGTGGGCTATGGAGAGGCCGAGGCCGTTGCCTTGGTCGAGGTCCAGGGGGGTCGCGTGCAGGCGGCGGAACGGGTGGAAGATCGCTTCCAGGTCGGCGGGGGGTACGGGAGGGCCGGTGTTCTCCACCACCAACTCGACGGTGTCGCCGGTTCTACGGGTGGTCACGTGGGCTTCGCCGGTCGGGTGGTTGTGTCTGATCGCGTTCTCCACGAGGTTCTGTGCCAGGCGTTCGATCAGCACGGGGTCACCGGTGGTGGGTGCGTATCGGGGGGTGCTGTGTATGGTCACGCCGCGTCGGTCCGCTTCCTCGGCGGCCTGGTCCACGGCGTGGTCCACCACGTCGGCCAGGTCGAAGCGGCTGCGGTCCAGGACGGGTCGTTCGCCTTCCGCCAGGGCCAGCAGGCCGTCCACCAGGCGCTGGTGCCTGGCGTTGACCAGCAGCAGTGACTCACCTAGGCGGCGGACCTGCTCGGGTGCGCCGGGTTCGCGGACGGCCACCTCCACCAGGGTGCGGTTCACGGCCAGGGGGGTGCGTAGTTCGTGGGAGGCGTTGGAGATGAAACGGCGTTGGCCGTCCACGACATGGGCCAGGCGGCCGAGGATGCCGTCGAAGGTGTCGGCGAGTTCCTTGATCTCGTCGTGGGGGCCGTCGTAGCGGATGCGCTCGGCCAGGTCGTGGGTCTGTGCCACGCGTCCGGCGGCCTGGGTGACCGTTCGCGCGGGACGGAGTGTCCAGTGGGCCGCCCACCAGCCGGCCGCGGCTGCGACGGCGGTGGCGCAGAGCAGGGCCAGGGTTCCCCAGAGGCGCACGGCGTCGATGGTCCCGGTCAGGTAGGTTCGCTGGACTCCCTGCTCGTAGCCGAACTGGAAGATGTCCTTCTTGGACTCCCATGGGCCTTCGGGGATCGAGATCGCGAGAGGACCGAGGCTTCGCTGTACGGCGAGGTGGACGGCGGCCAGCACCGCGGCGCCGATCAGGAAGGACATGGCCGCCGACAGCAAGGCGAAGCGCGTCCGGATGGTGGTCCTCATGGGATGCGGTACCCGACGCCGGGGACGGTCTCGATGAGCTGCGGGTCGCCCAGTTTGCGGCGCAGCTTCATCATCGTGGTGCGTACGGTGTTGGTGAAGGCGTCGATGCGCTCGTCCCACACCTTCTCCAGCAGCGTCTCGGCCGAGACGACGGTGCCGCGAGCGCGCAGCAGCTCGGCCAGCATGGCGTACTCCTTGCGGGCCAGGGGGACGTACCGGCCGCCGCGGAACACCTGGCGGTGGACCGCATCCAGGGTGAGGTCGCCGCGCCGCAGGACCGGCGGGTCGGCGGGGGTGGCGCGCCGGGCCAGGGAGCGGATCCGGGCCACCAGTTCCTCGAAGGCGAACGGCTTGCTCAGGTAGTCGTCGGCGCCGATGGACAGGCCGGTCACCCGGTCGCGGACGTCGCCCGCGGCGCTGAGCATGAGGATCCGTACCACGCCACCCGCGTCGACCGCCTCGCGGCAGACGTCGTCGCCGTGGAGACCCGGCAGGTTCCGGTCGAGGACCAGCACGTCGTAGCGGTGCGCGGCGAGCCGCCGCAGGGCCGCCGTTCCGTCGTAGGCGACGTCCACGGTCAGGCTCTCGCCGCGCAGGCCCGCCGCGATCGAGTCGGCGAGCATCCGCTCGTCCTCGGCGATCAGGACCCGCATCGCGGCCCCCTTCTCAGTCGCTCCGCGCGCACCAGGCTGGCAGCGGCCGGATAACGCGAGCGTAACCAAATGCGGTTACGTCACCTTGATCGTCCGCCTGCTGGAGTTCCTCTGTCGCCGTTTCCTGGACATTCTCGGGACCCAGATGTCGTTCGCCTCCCCTTTGTTCCTGTGGTTCTTCATGCCGGCCACGCTGGCCGTGTACTGGCTGCTGCCGCCGCGGCTGCGCAACGCGGTGGTCGCCGCGGCGAGCCTGGTGTTCTACACCTGGGGGGCCGGGCCGTACACGCTGCTGCTGCTCGCGGCCGTCGCCGTGAACTACGCCGCCGGGCTCGCGCTCGGCTCGGACCGGTGGCGCGACCGGCCGGAGGCGCGCCGCGGGGTGCTGCTGGCGGCCGTCGGGTGTGACGTGGCGGTGCTGGCGGTGTGGAAGTACGCCGGGTTCGCCGGCAGGCAGGTGGACGCGCTGGCGGAGGCGCTGGGGCTGGGTCACACGCCTGTCGTGGACCTGGCCCTGCCGATCGGGATCTCGTTCTTCACCTTCCACCACCTGTCGTACGTGGTGGACGTCTACCGAGGCAGCACGCCGGCCCAGCGCAGTC
The window above is part of the Sphaerisporangium rubeum genome. Proteins encoded here:
- a CDS encoding HAMP domain-containing sensor histidine kinase, with translation MRTTIRTRFALLSAAMSFLIGAAVLAAVHLAVQRSLGPLAISIPEGPWESKKDIFQFGYEQGVQRTYLTGTIDAVRLWGTLALLCATAVAAAAGWWAAHWTLRPARTVTQAAGRVAQTHDLAERIRYDGPHDEIKELADTFDGILGRLAHVVDGQRRFISNASHELRTPLAVNRTLVEVAVREPGAPEQVRRLGESLLLVNARHQRLVDGLLALAEGERPVLDRSRFDLADVVDHAVDQAAEEADRRGVTIHSTPRYAPTTGDPVLIERLAQNLVENAIRHNHPTGEAHVTTRRTGDTVELVVENTGPPVPPADLEAIFHPFRRLHATPLDLDQGNGLGLSIAHAITTAHDGTITAEPRDQGGLTVTVRLPYEE
- a CDS encoding response regulator transcription factor, coding for MRVLIAEDERMLADSIAAGLRGESLTVDVAYDGTAALRRLAAHRYDVLVLDRNLPGLHGDDVCREAVDAGGVVRILMLSAAGDVRDRVTGLSIGADDYLSKPFAFEELVARIRSLARRATPADPPVLRRGDLTLDAVHRQVFRGGRYVPLARKEYAMLAELLRARGTVVSAETLLEKVWDERIDAFTNTVRTTMMKLRRKLGDPQLIETVPGVGYRIP